From a region of the Arachis ipaensis cultivar K30076 chromosome B09, Araip1.1, whole genome shotgun sequence genome:
- the LOC107617392 gene encoding probable tyrosine-protein phosphatase At1g05000, whose translation MTMVEEVVAIEEEINAVAAPPPNFSVVEDGVYRSSFPKPSNFAFLETLNLESIICLCPEPYPEENLEFLQSHNIRLFHFGIEGKTDLSQSIVKDTITEALKVLIDVKNHPVLIHCNSGKHRTGCLVGCMRKLQNWCLDSVFEEYKKFAGAKSRNTDLEFIESFDISNMRQCLYSIIYQYQGFASNKPRLLFRSGDNNVQKPQLTKV comes from the exons ATGACAATGGTGGAAGAAGTGGTGGCTATAGAGGAGGAAATCAACGCGGTCGCGGCTCCTCCGCCCAACTTCTCGGTGGTCGAAGACGGCGTTTACCGCTCCAGCTTCCCTAAACCTTCTAATTTTGCTTTTCTTGAAACCCTAAATCTTGAATCCATCAT ATGCTTATGCCCTGAACCCTATCCCGAGGAGAATCTTGAGTTTCTTCAATCACATAATATCCGTCTCTTTCATTTTGGTATTGAGGGCAAGACG GATCTTTCTCAGTCTATTGTCAAAGATACAATCACAGAGGCTCTCAAAGTTTTAATTG ATGTGAAAAATCACCCAGTTTTGATCCATTGCAATAGTGGAAAG CATAGGACTGGTTGCCTTGTTGGATGCATGAGGAAATTACAGAATTGGTGTTTGGATTCAGTGTTTGAAGAGTACAAAAAATTTGCCGGTGCCAAATCAAGAAATACGGATTTGGAATTCATTGAAAGCTTTGATATCTCAAACATGAGACAATGTCTTTACAGCATCATATACCAATACCAAGGATTTGCTTCAAACAAGCCTCGCTTGTTGTTTAGATCCGGTGACAACAATGTACAGAAGCCACAATTGACTAAagtttaa
- the LOC107617391 gene encoding basic leucine zipper and W2 domain-containing protein 2: MSSKEKPTLGGTRIKTRKRNIAAPLDPEAFSDAVVQIYLDNAGDLELVAKSIESSELDFSRYGDTFFEVVFIGCRTQPGTTKPDEGDRHPYSIIECEPKREVILPSVIYTQKILRRKPFLIKNLENVMRRFLQSLEFFEENERKKLAIFTALAFSQKLSGLPPETVFQPLLKDNLVGKGLVLSFVTEFFKEYLVDNSLDDLISILKRGKVEDNLLDFFPPSKRSNESFAEHFKKEGLITLVEYNEKKIFEVKLKEMKSTLTTLITEEADISEVIETVKLQVKDAKLPDIEVVRVLWDVLMDAVQWSGKNQQQNSNSALRQVKTWAPLLNTFCTSGKLELELMYKVQMQCYEDAKLMKLFPEIIRSLYEQDVLAEDTILHWFRRGTNTKGRQSFVKALEPFVNWLEEAEEEE; the protein is encoded by the exons ATGAG CTCCAAGGAGAAACCCACTCTCGG TGGCACGCGGATTAAGACCCGCAAGCGGAATATTGCGGCGCCTTTGGACCCTGAAGCATTCTCGGATGCAGTGGTCCAGATTTATTTGGATAATGCTGGTGATCTG GAACTTGTTGCTAAGAGCATTGAGTCTTCAGAACTTGACTTCTCAAGATACGGTGACACCTTTTTCGAG GTTGTTTTCATTGGTTGTCGTACACAACCTGGAACAACCAAGCCTGATGAAGGGGATCGCCATCCTTACTCTATAATAGAGTGTGAGCCAAAGCGTGAAGTCATTTTGCCATCGGTGATCTACACACAAAAGATTTTGCGAAGGAAGCCATTCCTCATAAAGAATCTTGAAAATGTCATGCGAAGATTCCTACAATCCTTGGAGTTTTTTGaagaaaatgaaaggaaaaagTTGGCAATCTTCACGGCACTTGCATTCTCTCAGAAGCTATCCGGTCTTCCTCCAGAGACTGTCTTCCAACCACTTCTTAAAGATAATCTTGTGGGCAAAGGGCTAGTTCTGTCCTTCGTAACTGAGTTCTTTAAGGAGTATCTGGTTGACAACAGCCTTGATGATCTTATTTCAATTCTGAAACGGGGAAAAGTGGAGGATAATCTTTTGGACTTTTTCCCCCCTTCAAAAAGATCAAATGAGTCTTTTGCTGAGCATTTCAA GAAGGAAGGACTGATAACCTTGGTGGAGTATAATGAGAAGAAAATATTTGAAGTTAAACTTAAGGAAATGAAGTCTACTTTGACGACACTGATAACGGAGGAAGCTGATATATCTGAAGTCATAGAAACAGTGAAGCTGCAAGTTAAAGATGCTAAATTGCCAGATATTGAGGTTGTGCGGGTGTTGTGGGATGTTTTAATGGACGCTGTTCAGTGGTCGGGAAAAAATCAGCAACAGAATTCAAATTCAGCCCTGCGCCAG GTAAAAACTTGGGCACCATTGTTGAATACGTTCTGCACCAGTGGGAAGCTTGAGCTTGAACTGATGTACAAAGTACAGATGCAATGCTACGAGGATGCGAAACTCATGAAGCTGTTCCCTGAGATTATAAGGTCCCTTTATGAGCAGGATGTGCTGGCTGAAGACACGATTCTTCACTGGTTCCGCAGAGGAACGAACACCAAGGGCAG GCAAAGCTTTGTGAAGGCACTTGAACCCTTCGTCAATTGGCTTGAGGAGGCGGAAGAGGAAGAATGA
- the LOC107617390 gene encoding serine carboxypeptidase-like 20 (The sequence of the model RefSeq protein was modified relative to this genomic sequence to represent the inferred CDS: added 13 bases not found in genome assembly) — protein sequence MMMRMIDQHNLVLCVALSSLCIAFAPWISIEAAPPSSLITQLPGFKTSFPSKHYSGYITVDGNVESGKNLFYYFVSSERNPAKDPVVLWLNGGPGCSSFDGFVYEHGPFNFEASRTEGNLPTLHINPYSWSKVSSIIYLDSPAGVGLSYSKNSSKYNTGDLQTASDTHAFLLKWFEEFPEFLENPFYISGESYAGIYVPTLAYEVVKGIKGGIKPVINFKGYMIGNGVTDNTFDGNAFIPFVHGMGLISDSIYEEVKAYCKGNDDESDMCSKSYLKVDRAIEDLNVYNILEPCYHNSNTGSTGNVSLPTSFKELGKSEKPHPHPVRKRMFGRAWPLKGTVKEGPVTLWPQLAEDGHIPCVSDEVATSWLNNQEVRQAIHAKPKSVAGPWELCTRRIYYNHDAGSMIPYHKKLTIMGYRALIFSGDHDMCVPFTGTEAWTRSLGYKIIDEWRPWTSNDQVAGYLQAYNNHLIFLTVKGAGHTVPEYKPREALDFYSRWLEGKSI from the exons atgatgatgaggatgatagaCCAACACAACTTGGTACTTTGCGTAGCTTTATCGTCACTTTGCATTGCTTTTGCTCCTTGGATCTCTATTGAAGCTGCCCCTCCATCCTCTCTTATCACACAACTCCCTGGCTTCAAAACTTCTTTCCCATCCAAGCATTATTCCGG GATGGAAATGTTGAGAGTGGGAAGAACCTGTTCTACTACTTTGTAAGTTCCGAAAGAAATCCAGCAAAGGATCCAGTTGTTCTATGGTTGAATGGTGGACCAGGTTGTTCTAGCTTCGATGGCTTCGTTTATGAGCATG GGCCATTCAACTTTGAGGCTTCAAGAACGGAAGGGAATCTTCCCACCTTGCATATCAATCCATACAGCTGGTCTAAG GTTTCCAGTATTATTTATTTGGATTCACCTGCTGGGGTGGGTCTCTCTTACTCCAAGAATTCCAGCAAATACAACACTGGGGACTTACAAACTGCATCTGATACTCATGCTTTTCTCCTAAAG TGGTTTGAGGAATTCCCTGAATTTCTTGAAAATCCATTTTATATTTCCGGGGAGTCTTATGCTGGAATATATGTTCCCACGTTGGCTTATGAAGTGGTCAAAG GAATCAAGGGTGGTATTAAGCCCGTGATCAATTTCAAG GGTTATATGATTGGAAATGGTGTCACGGACAACACCTTCGATGGCAACGCTTTTATCCCATTTGTGCATGGGATGGGCCTCATATCCGACAGTATCTACGAG GAAGTAAAAGCTTATTGCAAAGGAAATGATGACGAAAGTGATATGTGCTCAAAGAGTTACCTAAAAGTTGACAGG GCCATTGAAGATCTTAATGTGTACAACATACTAGAGCCATGCTATCATAACTCAAATACAGGTTCAACAGGGAATGTGAGTTTGCCAACAAGTTTCAAGGAATTAGGGAAAAGTGAGAAGCCACACCCACACCCTGTGAGGAAGAGGATGTTTGGTAGGGCATGGCCCCTTAAAGGCACAGTCAAAGAAGGCCCAGTTACATTGTGGCCCCAGTTGGCTGAAGATGGCCACATTCCTTGTGTC AGTGATGAGGTAGCAACTTCATGGCTGAATAACCAAGAAGTCAGACAGGCCATCCATGCTAAACCG AAAAGTGTTGCGGGTCCGTGGGAATTATGCACTAGAAGGATATATTACAATCACGATGCTGGAAGCATGATTCCATACCACAAGAAACTAACCATCATGGGCTATCGAGCACTAATTTTCAG TGGTGACCATGATATGTGTGTGCCATTTACTGGAACTGAGGCATGGACACGATCTCTTGGATATAAGATCATAGATGAATGGAGACCATGGACCTCTAATGACCAAGTTGCTGG ATACTTGCAGGCATACAATAACCACCTCATCTTCCTCACTGTCAAG GGAGCTGGACACACAGTCCCTGAATACAAGCCACGCGAGGCACTGGATTTTTACAGCAGATGGTTGGAAGGGAAATCCATATAA